The Candidatus Acidiferrales bacterium genome has a segment encoding these proteins:
- a CDS encoding SPOR domain-containing protein, with the protein MYQDDSIYIPIGAIFKELEIDRTISLRDSTIKGFFVRQNDLYEINFARHIARLNRRTIKFDSSQVIIGHLDYYVLPSLLNKIFSLDFSVDMSSLALSLTTEQELPIVTEYQREARRNYLVTTPQASFIQAPLAYPRHRSLLNGGVMDYSLTGFAGMGQSAYNYDFTGGGEILGGEAEGTIFGNFSDRTSKIYSSDISWKYVFDSTKYITYAGLGNLYSNGLTQYGFRGVQLSNEPVSIRTIFGKYVIDAKTNPNWDVELYLNGQLVGYSRADADGNAHFSIPLVYGTSFVQLKYYGPSGEVIESDRRLQIPFTFLPTGQITYTVGGGKLNNTDYNFISGDVAAGISDWMTDKIGLDYVDDPIFAKPLLYNSLSLRVGTEYMISLDAAPSAYYRSTFDALYASQTAFDVEYTRYRNNLLYNPSEKLQDAQADVFIPVIFPIGSFNLRAAAIGQEYVNGQRAYSYSSYISSSAGQFNASLGYLLSVLNYGGGVIRSYGLTANVLYSLIFQEGAFDFLNGSLLDLTMRYGVLKNSLDDIRLEFSKNVQQYVRVSAAVERDFVNKFTTFNLQVVADLPFTRSTSNAQIQNGKSWFSENVSGSIGYDSRYRHFVFNDLGWVGHSAASMRMYVDNNNDGKYDAGDEVIDGTVTLRQAVSSEISSDGILREWNLLPYTQYSADIDISSIKNPLLIPKQKSFSFVTDPNSYKSIDIPFFAGGIVDGTVLKISGETATAIPGLTLEIKSVGSDFQKAISIFGDGSFYYMGLPPGKYEAYVDSSQLSMLGLDADPAILKFEVKPTKNGDYVEGLKILLHDKKSQTTGELIERFPAGEATKWIVYKERSAITEGKFRIQLGAFSTRKRAEKFAVNLRQRTGQRLDVSLRRNSNLYVVQSEPISRKEDAVDRLIKFLDRFQFEDAFMTYEGGDPIKYLYSIQIAVTVYAFKILRSLSALHGESFHIQR; encoded by the coding sequence GTGTATCAGGACGATTCGATCTATATTCCTATCGGGGCAATTTTCAAAGAACTTGAAATTGATAGGACAATCAGCCTTCGAGATTCCACAATTAAAGGATTCTTTGTCAGACAAAACGATTTATATGAAATAAATTTTGCAAGACATATTGCACGCCTGAACAGGAGAACAATAAAGTTCGACAGTAGCCAAGTAATCATCGGCCATTTGGACTATTATGTTTTGCCATCCCTCCTCAACAAGATTTTTAGCTTAGACTTTTCTGTCGACATGAGTTCGTTGGCGCTTTCGCTTACGACGGAACAAGAGCTTCCGATCGTTACTGAATACCAGAGAGAAGCGCGGAGGAATTATCTCGTTACTACACCGCAGGCGTCATTCATACAGGCACCCCTTGCCTATCCCCGCCATCGTTCACTATTAAATGGAGGGGTAATGGACTATTCGCTTACAGGCTTCGCTGGAATGGGACAATCGGCTTATAACTATGATTTTACCGGCGGGGGAGAAATTCTCGGCGGAGAAGCCGAAGGTACAATCTTCGGAAATTTTTCGGACAGGACCTCCAAAATTTATTCTAGTGACATTAGCTGGAAATACGTTTTTGATTCGACCAAGTACATCACTTATGCGGGCCTGGGCAATCTCTATTCGAATGGCTTGACACAGTATGGATTCCGCGGCGTTCAGCTTTCGAACGAACCGGTTTCTATAAGGACAATTTTCGGCAAATACGTCATCGATGCAAAAACAAACCCAAATTGGGACGTGGAGCTTTATCTTAATGGTCAACTTGTCGGATATTCGAGAGCCGATGCGGACGGCAACGCGCATTTTTCGATACCTCTCGTCTACGGCACTTCATTTGTGCAGCTCAAATATTACGGACCGAGCGGAGAGGTGATTGAATCCGACCGCAGACTTCAAATACCATTCACATTCCTACCGACAGGGCAAATTACATATACGGTCGGCGGCGGCAAGCTTAACAATACGGACTATAACTTTATTTCAGGCGATGTTGCAGCGGGAATTTCCGACTGGATGACGGATAAGATTGGTTTGGACTATGTTGATGATCCGATTTTCGCAAAACCTCTCCTGTACAATTCGCTTTCGTTGAGAGTTGGCACCGAATACATGATAAGCCTTGACGCTGCGCCGTCTGCCTATTATCGCTCTACTTTTGACGCGCTCTATGCTTCACAAACGGCGTTCGATGTAGAGTATACTCGGTATCGGAATAATCTGCTTTACAATCCGAGCGAAAAGCTGCAGGACGCCCAGGCAGATGTTTTTATCCCGGTCATTTTCCCGATCGGTTCGTTTAACCTTAGAGCCGCTGCAATCGGGCAGGAATATGTAAATGGACAAAGGGCTTACAGCTATTCCTCCTACATAAGCTCGAGTGCCGGACAGTTCAACGCATCGTTGGGCTATCTTTTATCGGTTCTCAATTATGGCGGAGGGGTCATAAGAAGTTATGGATTGACTGCCAACGTTTTGTACTCGTTGATATTCCAGGAGGGAGCATTCGATTTTCTGAACGGATCACTCCTGGATCTAACCATGAGATACGGAGTTCTCAAGAATTCTCTCGACGATATAAGGTTAGAGTTTTCAAAGAATGTCCAGCAATATGTGAGAGTCTCCGCCGCAGTTGAGAGAGACTTCGTGAATAAATTCACCACGTTTAATTTACAGGTAGTAGCGGATTTACCCTTCACTCGTTCGACAAGCAACGCTCAGATTCAGAACGGCAAGTCATGGTTCAGTGAAAATGTTTCTGGCTCGATTGGTTATGACAGCCGATATCGCCATTTTGTCTTCAACGATCTCGGATGGGTTGGGCATTCAGCCGCTTCCATGAGGATGTACGTGGATAACAACAACGACGGCAAGTATGACGCAGGCGACGAGGTCATCGATGGCACAGTAACTTTGAGGCAGGCCGTGTCGTCTGAAATCTCGAGTGATGGCATTCTAAGGGAATGGAATCTTCTGCCTTATACACAGTACAGTGCAGATATAGACATTAGCTCAATCAAAAACCCTTTGTTGATTCCAAAACAAAAATCATTTTCGTTCGTCACAGATCCTAATTCCTATAAGTCCATCGATATACCGTTCTTCGCAGGAGGAATTGTCGATGGCACCGTATTGAAAATCTCCGGCGAGACCGCGACGGCGATCCCGGGTTTAACTCTCGAAATCAAATCTGTCGGTTCTGATTTCCAGAAAGCTATTTCGATTTTCGGTGACGGTAGTTTCTATTATATGGGCCTGCCCCCCGGAAAATATGAAGCCTATGTCGACTCGAGCCAGCTCTCTATGCTAGGGTTGGACGCCGATCCTGCTATTTTGAAGTTTGAGGTCAAGCCGACGAAGAATGGAGACTACGTTGAAGGTTTGAAGATTTTGTTGCATGACAAAAAGTCGCAGACCACGGGAGAACTAATTGAGAGGTTTCCTGCAGGTGAGGCGACCAAATGGATTGTTTACAAAGAAAGATCCGCGATCACCGAAGGCAAGTTTAGAATACAACTTGGCGCTTTCTCCACGCGTAAACGAGCCGAAAAATTTGCGGTGAATTTGAGACAGAGAACCGGACAGCGGTTAGACGTTTCTCTAAGAAGAAATTCAAATTTGTATGTGGTTCAGTCTGAACCTATTAGCAGAAAAGAAGATGCCGTGGATAGACTTATTAAGTTCTTGGACAGGTTCCAGTTCGAGGACGCCTTCATGACATACGAAGGAGGTGACCCGATCAAGTATCTTTACTCGATCCAAATAGCGGTAACCGTATACGCATTCAAGATTCTCAGGAGTTTATCAGCTCTTCATGGGGAATCCTTTCATATTCAAAGGTAA
- a CDS encoding hemerythrin domain-containing protein → MSSLEKLHTHHSQLIGAIKSLADRAKETPTDASLLLSYCEEYLVPHAEAEELTLYAADDDLKFVNDMIREHKEIKHGLDMIEATFGHGDVQLLRSQIDDFLVLLGKHFSEEENILIARLGKKLSEQELDSLIEKVHHMEKERKKSDVWSLFELDHRRIDLNISSLRAAPEQRSATRLYSKTRAQLLKHIELEETLLFPSFGDHATPEQMRPVRVMISEHREIVSCISTPADKTDVKTIHGILNQLIGKLATHNKKEELILYPLINSTLPHEDRYKIFKGSLEQLQTV, encoded by the coding sequence ATGAGCTCGCTCGAAAAACTACATACACACCACAGTCAGCTTATCGGCGCAATAAAATCACTAGCCGACCGAGCAAAAGAGACCCCGACCGACGCATCACTTCTACTGTCCTATTGTGAGGAATATCTCGTGCCTCACGCCGAAGCTGAAGAACTCACTCTGTACGCCGCCGACGACGATCTGAAATTTGTAAACGACATGATACGAGAACACAAAGAAATAAAACACGGTCTCGACATGATTGAAGCGACATTCGGCCATGGCGACGTTCAATTATTGAGATCACAGATCGATGATTTTTTGGTTCTACTAGGCAAACATTTCAGCGAAGAGGAAAACATTTTAATTGCCAGGTTGGGAAAGAAACTTTCAGAACAGGAATTGGATTCTCTAATTGAAAAAGTCCATCACATGGAAAAAGAGAGAAAGAAATCGGATGTTTGGTCTCTATTTGAACTCGACCATAGAAGGATTGATTTGAACATATCGTCGCTGCGGGCGGCCCCCGAGCAAAGAAGCGCAACAAGGCTTTACTCAAAAACCAGGGCACAGCTTCTGAAGCATATCGAACTTGAAGAAACTTTGTTGTTCCCTTCTTTCGGAGACCATGCGACCCCAGAGCAAATGAGACCGGTGCGCGTAATGATTTCAGAACATCGCGAGATTGTGTCCTGCATTTCCACTCCTGCCGACAAGACTGACGTGAAGACAATTCACGGCATACTCAACCAATTGATCGGCAAGCTGGCGACTCACAATAAGAAAGAAGAACTCATTCTCTATCCTTTGATTAATAGTACCCTGCCGCATGAAGATAGATATAAGATTTTCAAGGGGAGCCTCGAACAGTTGCAGACGGTTTGA
- a CDS encoding TIM-barrel domain-containing protein, with translation MFYGLILLVGINSMLNDSGGSGTPIGRLRQVQKTPESVIAVYDSGKARVEIFKSGIVHLTIQRGDDSRKSFAVIEEPEELSRYKIDSDKKAISVSLKDGAVKYLPESMNLSYVPQNSSNQLDLIGIQFEGSGLVATFDIHGARNFYGLGEKTLPYNKYGTCDTMWNSDFPAYSAKLDPLYESIPFLLKADTSGAYGLFFDNTFRSVFDVGASDSGKLVYKSAGGALELYLITGKNSTEIVQRFSELTGKMAMPPIWALGYQQSRWSYYPEEKVLDLARGFRKREIPCDVIYLDINYMDGYRCFTWSPKDFPTPKNMLDTLHDLGFKIVTIIDPGIKNESGYRVHDSGVKEDVFVKSPDGKYFAGQVWPGDCVFPDFFNEKTRKWWGSQYEFLLDYGVDGFWNDMNEPSVFNGPNKTFPLDVVHRLDVEDHTNSTGKNATVTHAEVHNVYGMQMARASREGLEKLEPDERPFVLTRANYAGGQRYAAMWTGDNFSSFAHLKLALSMFLNIGVSGQPFVGSDVGGFIGNPSAELFSRWLELGVFTPFFRTHSVWDSKPREPWAFDSASMEVNRGVIERRYELLPEIYTAFRDASENGLPIVRPLYLDFPEDQEAYNISDEFLFGDNLLVAPVVDSGTASREIYLPGRHSGDDVKWRSFYDGEEIQKGWQSVGAPLGKTPIFLRDGTILLTQSLIQSTSQQADTLILKIYGTNSAKGSSYFDDGETMSYKRGDFLVWNITYEYTNSHGILNFDREGTYQPRYRFLSVDVSVLPEQRGRVPAHKAVMKTSDGRELVGEITDIRNGVVRVTFPFTTEVRSIVVE, from the coding sequence ATGTTTTATGGGCTTATTTTACTCGTTGGAATCAATTCGATGTTGAATGACAGCGGCGGAAGTGGGACCCCTATCGGCAGGCTCAGACAAGTCCAAAAGACTCCAGAATCTGTGATCGCCGTGTATGATTCAGGAAAAGCTAGGGTGGAAATTTTCAAAAGCGGGATAGTTCATCTTACTATTCAGCGGGGAGACGACTCCCGAAAATCTTTCGCGGTTATTGAGGAACCGGAAGAATTGTCGCGGTACAAAATTGATTCTGATAAAAAAGCCATTTCGGTAAGCCTGAAGGATGGTGCCGTAAAGTATTTACCTGAATCCATGAATCTCTCATATGTGCCCCAAAACAGCTCAAATCAGTTGGATCTAATCGGAATTCAATTCGAGGGTTCGGGTTTGGTTGCGACTTTTGATATCCACGGCGCGAGGAATTTTTACGGACTTGGTGAAAAAACGTTGCCGTACAACAAATATGGAACATGCGATACAATGTGGAATTCCGATTTTCCCGCTTACTCGGCGAAGCTCGATCCGTTATACGAGAGTATTCCCTTCTTGCTCAAGGCTGACACGAGCGGCGCGTACGGTCTCTTCTTCGATAATACTTTTCGATCGGTCTTTGATGTCGGTGCTTCCGATAGCGGCAAGCTCGTTTATAAATCCGCAGGTGGCGCGCTCGAACTTTATTTAATCACGGGGAAGAACTCTACGGAGATCGTTCAGAGATTCAGCGAGTTAACCGGAAAGATGGCGATGCCGCCGATCTGGGCGTTGGGCTACCAGCAATCCCGATGGAGTTACTACCCTGAAGAGAAGGTACTCGACCTTGCCCGCGGTTTTCGTAAGAGAGAAATCCCGTGCGACGTAATTTACTTGGACATAAATTACATGGACGGGTACAGATGTTTCACATGGAGTCCAAAAGATTTTCCGACGCCGAAGAACATGCTGGACACTTTGCATGATTTGGGTTTCAAAATAGTCACGATAATCGATCCCGGAATAAAGAACGAGAGCGGTTATCGCGTTCATGACAGCGGCGTGAAGGAAGATGTTTTTGTGAAAAGTCCTGATGGAAAATATTTCGCGGGGCAAGTATGGCCAGGCGACTGCGTATTCCCGGATTTCTTCAACGAAAAGACGAGGAAATGGTGGGGAAGTCAGTATGAATTTTTACTCGATTATGGAGTCGACGGGTTCTGGAACGACATGAATGAGCCGAGCGTATTCAACGGTCCGAATAAAACATTCCCGCTTGATGTGGTCCATCGACTTGACGTCGAGGATCATACTAACTCTACGGGAAAGAACGCAACAGTCACGCATGCAGAGGTGCATAATGTTTACGGCATGCAGATGGCGCGCGCGAGTCGTGAAGGTTTGGAGAAACTCGAGCCGGACGAAAGGCCGTTCGTTTTGACGAGAGCAAACTATGCCGGCGGCCAGCGTTACGCCGCGATGTGGACGGGGGACAACTTCTCGAGTTTCGCCCATCTGAAACTTGCACTGTCGATGTTTTTGAATATCGGGGTCAGCGGACAGCCGTTTGTCGGAAGCGACGTGGGCGGTTTCATCGGAAATCCGAGCGCGGAACTTTTTTCACGGTGGCTTGAACTTGGAGTGTTCACTCCTTTTTTCCGAACGCACAGCGTGTGGGATTCCAAACCGAGGGAGCCGTGGGCGTTTGATTCTGCGAGTATGGAAGTAAACCGGGGAGTAATTGAACGAAGGTACGAATTACTTCCGGAAATCTACACCGCGTTCCGTGACGCAAGCGAGAATGGTCTGCCGATCGTGAGGCCGCTGTATTTGGATTTCCCCGAAGACCAGGAAGCGTATAATATTTCTGATGAATTTTTATTCGGGGATAATCTGCTCGTTGCTCCTGTTGTCGATTCTGGAACAGCCAGCAGGGAAATTTATTTACCGGGCCGTCATTCAGGTGATGATGTGAAGTGGAGGAGTTTCTATGATGGTGAAGAGATTCAGAAGGGCTGGCAGAGTGTCGGCGCACCCCTCGGGAAGACCCCGATATTTCTGCGAGATGGTACAATACTTCTTACACAAAGTTTAATTCAATCGACAAGCCAACAAGCAGACACACTAATTCTCAAGATTTACGGAACCAATTCCGCAAAGGGGAGTTCGTATTTTGATGACGGCGAAACGATGTCGTACAAGCGCGGAGATTTTCTTGTATGGAACATTACTTACGAGTACACGAATTCGCACGGGATTTTGAATTTCGATAGGGAGGGTACTTATCAACCGCGGTATAGATTTCTATCGGTGGATGTCTCCGTGCTTCCCGAGCAACGGGGTCGCGTTCCCGCGCACAAAGCGGTAATGAAAACGAGTGACGGACGCGAGTTAGTGGGCGAGATTACCGATATTCGAAATGGTGTCGTCAGAGTGACCTTCCCGTTCACAACAGAAGTAAGGTCGATTGTCGTAGAATGA
- a CDS encoding DUF4402 domain-containing protein, with the protein MKKLMLVAALVLVFAGMSFAQDHASSTATINANIQKGLTISVSNAILDLGNLVAGTTPAAVSPLSGTVPAFTVTGDGGHVVNVSYDATVTLNGPSSATMTFNSDFKGDASGTQGSAGAVGATVTLSGASPATGNYYFWLGGNVGSIDPAQAPGSYTGTFHVSVNY; encoded by the coding sequence ATGAAAAAGTTAATGTTAGTTGCGGCGCTGGTTCTCGTATTCGCGGGAATGTCTTTTGCGCAGGATCATGCAAGTAGTACGGCGACAATCAACGCCAATATTCAAAAAGGATTGACCATTTCTGTGTCCAACGCGATCCTCGATTTGGGAAACCTTGTTGCGGGCACGACCCCGGCCGCCGTCAGCCCTCTTAGCGGCACGGTTCCGGCTTTCACTGTAACAGGAGATGGCGGACACGTGGTAAACGTTTCATATGATGCAACGGTTACTCTGAACGGACCGAGTAGTGCAACGATGACCTTCAATTCGGATTTCAAGGGTGATGCGTCAGGTACACAAGGGAGCGCTGGTGCAGTTGGCGCGACAGTTACTTTGAGTGGTGCTTCTCCCGCTACTGGCAACTACTATTTCTGGCTTGGCGGCAATGTCGGTTCGATTGACCCCGCTCAGGCTCCGGGAAGTTACACTGGCACTTTCCACGTTTCAGTAAATTATTAA
- a CDS encoding DUF4402 domain-containing protein translates to MSYRLGFVFGTLLVAYRASAQNPSITLTRNLSFGTNITGTATIAYNSANAAVFAVQFPNYTGAPTASFTFILPADLTDGYGDNLPISFAANSAAYHVNVNSTTGATTFNPNNGLDGNLGTAAHIDYFWLGGTITPGNNYTAASYMGTITVQVTVTVGTQQYTASQIINVTASLSGNVSLSASGTLNFSPIVAGTTPPSLGAQAVGAPTFTATGFRNRSTVSFPATATLNDGNGHTLTFTASLYGSSTNNQAGSHAITSGSTLGSTTGGTFYFWLGGSLGSVPIGQVAGTYSGTFAIRMTY, encoded by the coding sequence ATGAGTTATAGGTTAGGATTTGTTTTCGGAACACTTCTCGTTGCCTATCGGGCAAGTGCGCAAAATCCTTCGATAACGTTGACCCGCAACCTGTCCTTTGGCACCAATATTACAGGCACCGCAACAATAGCGTACAACAGTGCCAACGCTGCGGTATTTGCAGTTCAGTTTCCTAACTATACTGGAGCACCTACCGCCTCATTCACATTCATTCTGCCGGCTGATTTGACGGATGGTTACGGTGATAACTTACCGATTTCCTTTGCAGCGAATTCTGCCGCGTATCACGTTAATGTAAACAGCACGACTGGAGCAACTACGTTTAACCCAAATAACGGTCTGGACGGGAATTTGGGTACCGCTGCTCACATCGATTACTTCTGGCTCGGAGGAACTATTACGCCAGGGAACAACTACACGGCGGCATCTTACATGGGCACAATAACTGTCCAGGTAACTGTCACGGTCGGCACGCAACAATACACGGCAAGTCAGATCATTAATGTTACGGCATCGCTCTCGGGTAATGTTTCACTTTCAGCAAGCGGCACGCTCAACTTCAGCCCAATCGTTGCGGGCACAACCCCACCTTCACTTGGTGCTCAGGCCGTCGGTGCCCCGACATTTACTGCAACTGGTTTTAGAAACCGGAGCACTGTGTCATTCCCCGCTACAGCGACTTTGAACGACGGTAATGGCCACACGCTGACCTTCACAGCGAGTTTATACGGTTCAAGCACGAATAATCAAGCCGGGTCACATGCGATTACCTCGGGTTCGACCTTGGGCAGCACAACCGGCGGGACCTTTTATTTCTGGCTCGGCGGTTCTCTGGGTTCGGTCCCAATAGGGCAGGTGGCCGGAACATATAGTGGTACATTTGCGATAAGGATGACTTATTGA